One stretch of Punica granatum isolate Tunisia-2019 chromosome 5, ASM765513v2, whole genome shotgun sequence DNA includes these proteins:
- the LOC116209094 gene encoding uncharacterized protein LOC116209094, producing the protein MISMKSVNLLTSLLSDNRLIRANFSDWLRNLNIVLNMEALGYNLETQEIEFPGGDATSNQHNAYDMWSAADTRVRCYMLASMSNELQKQHENMKSSREILNNLRELYGENNRTARYEISKELFRVRIQEGTEVTAHV; encoded by the coding sequence atGATAAGTATGAAATCAGTGAATCTTCTCACGAGTTTACTAAGTGATAATAGGCTCATTAGGGCTAACTTTTCGGATTGGCTCCGTAACCTGAACATTGTCCTGAACATGGAGGCTCTGGGATACAACTTGGAGACTCAGGAGATTGAATTCCCTGGCGGGGATGCTACGAGTAATCAGCATAACGCATATGATATGTGGTCTGCTGCTGACACGAGGGTCCGCTGCTATATGCTTGCTTCCATGAGCAATGAGTTGCAGAAGCAGCATGAGAACATGAAGAGTTCTCGTGAGATCTTGAATAATCTTAGGGAGCTCTATGGGGAGAATAACAGGACCGCACGATATGAGATATCGAAGGAATTGTTCCGTGTGAGAATACAGGAGGGAACTGAAGTCACAGCTCATGTGTAG